Proteins from a single region of Ananas comosus cultivar F153 linkage group 3, ASM154086v1, whole genome shotgun sequence:
- the LOC109707756 gene encoding protein ETHYLENE-INSENSITIVE 2-like isoform X2 produces MSVLYTNKKRRVKKKKKMGFFFENALAPLSIPRASPPLLSTRKPTLRNKRNGVSEALIGDLHVCEINTLAFRSQISLGNWIFVRRKASGGELASFKLFKSEMSGVKLQVFTIFQAELFLSLEYLDLGKWVAAIEAGAMLGTHLMILSVFINFTSIIFQYLASRIVMVTGRNLGEICSEEYSRLTCVILGGVAELSMIVSDLITFLTVAHGFQRLYGLSQFDCVLLSAILPLLSPFTWTLLGSFKESIYITISGFTLLFYLRGMLVNQLDVSPVTYAKHSGLNMETICSVTALLGSNIMPHYFFIYSAILQQSRSTNFCTGKDVHKKLFTIIPNFSIIFSVNYMLMRSAAAAFGNTGHFMPTFQEAFMLMDQIFTSPTASSTFGVVFFISSLVTSVNRNLGQQVVLHNLFRIDLPVSIHHLIVKALATIPALLFLRSIGSANIYPLLLFFQVIVAILLPPSILPLLRISSSKSLMGVFKSSMLLEILLWLALLVIVATNIIFIVALLLGDSCWFSELSGFLYVTVLLLALTSLGFTIYLAFEPLASTKIRPEMQILKWATQNDQFDLPKSNEEKFVDNKNALYHDQAFAEQRKAENSLEIESGGPVLLSNLDQVNTVTGSEFDVKEWRDEPFVGDFVNEIARQSDEFKAPSERNEELEVFVRDKKAEDTRDIFKPFSIPIISPFGVNQSSNNARIKGNISGVVESKSTAATGLSRSGRRNLAAILDEFWAHIFDLHGNLTEKAKIIRADLLLGLDIKVLSAGKEASQKNLDSGTPNIDKSSVTESTGPYNDSSLVVVNVPLGYTRNIPTSPAVAKLKKLIRLSFLNGRGDQSEEELSEKILSLDKLAHEQAKNQNIPVVKSGGFYSLESKLNENFLSEPISPIVDSQPFWATQPLEGIFSTTILARKGERPGEFKRAFTPKVTFPFREAEGLVLFSLRVCFGKLLNLDGSDWLFAQKGGYDEELIDSVAAAEGFQPGMDKAWKGTEDEVVNLWLSIPNCGDKCVWQSHLVVSFGIWCIHRILELLIVENRPEFWGKYTYVLNRLQGILDPAFLKPRMFLAPCHCLNRAEMNVSWTESTGANFVLQMLKDVESAISGRRGRAGTAAGDVAFPKGKENVASVVKRYKRRLSKKPSGAN; encoded by the exons ATGAGTGTGTTATACACTAACAAAAAAaggagagtaaaaaaaaaaaaaaaaatggggttCTTCTTTGAAAACGCTCTCGCTCCCCTCTCAATCCCTCGCGCGTCTCCTCCTCTTCTTAGCACGCGCAAACCTACGTTGAGAAATAAGCGAAATGGCGTTTCTGAG GCATTAATTGGGGATCTGCATGTATGTGAAATCAACACCTTGGCTTTCAGATCTCAAATTTCCCTTGGCAATTGGATTTTCGTGCGAAGAAAAGCATCCGGTGGAGAATTGGCAAGTttcaaacttttcaaaagtgAG ATGTCAGGTGTGAAACTGCAAGTTTTCACCATTTTCCAAGCAGAACTATTCTTATCATTGGAATATCTTGACCTTGGTAAATGGGTAGCAGCTATCGAGGCCGGTGCTATGCTCGGAACACATCTCATGATATTATCAGTGTTTATCAATTTCACTTCTATTATTTTCCAGTACCTTGCTAGTCGTATTGTCATGGTCACAGGAAGGAATCTTGGTGAg ATTTGCAGCGAGGAGTACAGCAGGTTGACATGTGTAATTCTCGGTGGTGTAGCTGAGCTATCCATGATTGTTTCAGATCTGATAACG TTTTTAACCGTTGCGCATGGATTTCAACGATTATATGGGCTGAGCCAATTCGATTGTGTCCTTTTATCTGCTATTCTTCCTCTTCTAAGTCCTTTTACTTGGACCCTCCTG GGTTCTTTCAAAGAGTcgatatatattactatatcaGGTTTCACATTGCTCTTTTATCTTCGCGGGATGCTTGTCAACCAATTAGATGTTTCACCTGTCACTTATGCTAAGCATTCAGGATTGAATATGGAAACTATTTGTTCAGTGACTGCTCTTCTTGGCTCAAATATTATGCCTCACTATTTTTTCATTTACTCTGCTATATTGCAG CAAAGCAGATCGACAAATTTTTGTACCGGCAAAGATGTTCATAAGAAACTTTTCACCATAATACctaatttttctataattttctcGGTCAACTACATGTTGATGCGCTCAGCAGCAGCTGCATTTGGTAACACTGGCCATTTTATGCCTACTTTTCAAGAAGCATTTATGTTGATGGATCAG ATCTTTACAAGTCCGACAGCAAGTTCTACTTTCGGTGTTGTTTTCTTCATCTCTAGTCTGGTTACATCTGTAAATCGGAATCTTGGTCAGCAAGTGgttttacataatttatttcgCATTGACCTACCTGTTTCGATTCATCACCTTATAGTGAAAGCTCTAGCCACCATTCCAGCTCTGTTGTTCCTACGCAGTATTGGTTCAGCGAATATCTACcctttgcttcttttctttcaagTCATTGTAGCTATTCTGCTGCCACCATCAATTCTTCCTCTTTTGCGTATTTCGTCGTCAAAATCTCTGATGGGTGTGTTCAAAAGCTCAATGCTTTTAGAAATTCTCCTTTGGCTTGCATTACTTGTCATTGTTGCaacaaatatcatatttatcGTGGCATTGTTGCTCGGAGATAGCTGCTGGTTTTCTGAACTGTCGGGATTCCTCTATGTTACTGTTCTTCTTCTCGCTTTGACATCATTGGGCTTTACAATTTATTTGGCCTTCGAACCATTAGCATCAACAAAAATTAGACCAGAAATGCAGATTCTCAAGTGGGCCACGCAAAATGATCAATTTGATCTGCCCAAGAGTAACGAAGAGAAGTTCGTGGATAATAAGAATGCATTATATCATGATCAAGCTTTCGCAGAACAAAGAAAGGCCGAGAATTCCCTGGAGATTGAATCTGGTGGACCAGTTCTTCTGTCTAATCTTGATCAAGTTAATACAGTTACTGGTTCTGAATTTGATGTTAAGGAATGGAGAGATGAGCCTTTTGTTGGGGATTTTGTTAATGAGATTGCTCGGCAAAGTGACGAATTCAAAGCCCCAAGCGAGAGGAATGAGGAACTAGAAGTGTTTGTGCGTGACAAGAAGGCTGAAGACACCAGAGACATTTTCAAaccttttagcattccaattaTTTCACCTTTCGGCGTGAATCAATCTTCAAATAATGCGAGAATAAAAGGTAACATTTCTGGTGTTGTTGAGAGCAAAAGTACAGCGGCAACTGGACTTAGTCGTTCTGGGCGACGCAACTTGGCGGCCATTCTTGACGAATTCTGGGCGCACATTTTTGATTTACATGGGAATCTAACAGAGAAAGCAAAGATCATAAGAGCAGATCTTCTACTTGGATTGGATATAAAAGTACTCTCTGCAGGAAAAGAAGCTTCTCAGAAGAATTTAGACTCTGGAACTCCTAATATCGACAAATCTTCTGTTACTGAATCTACCGGGCCTTATAATGATTCTTCTTTGGTTGTAGTTAACGTCCCCTTGGGCTATACGAGGAACATCCCTACATCGCCTGCTgttgccaagctgaaaaagttaATCAGGCTTTCTTTTCTCAATGGACGAGGTGACCAATCTGAAGAAGAATTGTCAGAAAAGATTCTGTCTCTGGATAAGTTGGCACATGAACAAGCAAAGAATCAAAATATCCCCGTCGTAAAATCGGGAGGTTTTTACTCGTTAGAATCAAAACTAAATGAGAACTTTTTGTCTGAGCCAATCAGCCCGATAGTGGACTCGCAACCTTTCTGGGCTACTCAACCGTTGGAAGGAATATTCAGCACGACGATTTTAGCCAGAAAGGGAGAGAGGCCCGGCGAATTCAAAAGAGCTTTCACTCCAAAGGTTACGTTTCCGTTTAGAGAAGCGGAAGGCTTGGTTTTATTCTCTCTCCGTGTTTGCTTCGGCAAGCTTTTGAATTTGGACGGTTCTGATTGGTTGTTCGCTCAAAAAGGAGGTTATGATGAGGAGCTAATAGACTCAGTGGCCGCGGCAGAGGGATTTCAACCAGGAATGGACAAGGCTTGGAAGGGCACTGAGGACGAAGTCGTGAATCTCTGGTTGTCAATTCCTAATTGTGGCGACAAATGTGTTTGGCAATCTCACCTCGTTGTTAGCTTTGGAATATGGTGTATTCACCGTATATTGGAATTGCTTATCGTGGAGAACCGGCCTGAGTTCTGGGGAAAGTACACCTATGTTCTTAACCGGCTTCAG GGCATACTTGATCCCGCATTCTTAAAGCCTCGCATGTTCCTCGCCCCGTGCCATTGCCTCAACCGCGCAGAAATGAATGTAAGTTGGACTGAATCTACTGGCGCAAACTTTGTTCTGCAAATGCTTAAGGACGTCGAAAGTGCTATATCGGGCCGTCGAGGCCGAGCTGGGACTGCAGCAGGAGATGTTGCATTCCCGAAGGGCAAGGAGAATGTGGCGTCGGTCGTCAAGCGCTACAAGCGCCGGCTTTCCAAGAAGCCATCTGGTGCAAATTAG
- the LOC109707756 gene encoding protein ETHYLENE-INSENSITIVE 2-like isoform X7, whose protein sequence is MSVLYTNKKRRVKKKKKMGFFFENALAPLSIPRASPPLLSTRKPTLRNKRNGVSEALIGDLHVCEINTLAFRSQISLGNWIFVRRKASGGELASFKLFKSEMSGVKLQVFTIFQAELFLSLEYLDLGKWVAAIEAGAMLGTHLMILSVFINFTSIIFQYLASRIVMVTGRNLGEICSEEYSRLTCVILGGVAELSMIVSDLITQQSRSTNFCTGKDVHKKLFTIIPNFSIIFSVNYMLMRSAAAAFGNTGHFMPTFQEAFMLMDQIFTSPTASSTFGVVFFISSLVTSVNRNLGQQVVLHNLFRIDLPVSIHHLIVKALATIPALLFLRSIGSANIYPLLLFFQVIVAILLPPSILPLLRISSSKSLMGVFKSSMLLEILLWLALLVIVATNIIFIVALLLGDSCWFSELSGFLYVTVLLLALTSLGFTIYLAFEPLASTKIRPEMQILKWATQNDQFDLPKSNEEKFVDNKNALYHDQAFAEQRKAENSLEIESGGPVLLSNLDQVNTVTGSEFDVKEWRDEPFVGDFVNEIARQSDEFKAPSERNEELEVFVRDKKAEDTRDIFKPFSIPIISPFGVNQSSNNARIKGNISGVVESKSTAATGLSRSGRRNLAAILDEFWAHIFDLHGNLTEKAKIIRADLLLGLDIKVLSAGKEASQKNLDSGTPNIDKSSVTESTGPYNDSSLVVVNVPLGYTRNIPTSPAVAKLKKLIRLSFLNGRGDQSEEELSEKILSLDKLAHEQAKNQNIPVVKSGGFYSLESKLNENFLSEPISPIVDSQPFWATQPLEGIFSTTILARKGERPGEFKRAFTPKVTFPFREAEGLVLFSLRVCFGKLLNLDGSDWLFAQKGGYDEELIDSVAAAEGFQPGMDKAWKGTEDEVVNLWLSIPNCGDKCVWQSHLVVSFGIWCIHRILELLIVENRPEFWGKYTYVLNRLQGILDPAFLKPRMFLAPCHCLNRAEMNVSWTESTGANFVLQMLKDVESAISGRRGRAGTAAGDVAFPKGKENVASVVKRYKRRLSKKPSGAN, encoded by the exons ATGAGTGTGTTATACACTAACAAAAAAaggagagtaaaaaaaaaaaaaaaaatggggttCTTCTTTGAAAACGCTCTCGCTCCCCTCTCAATCCCTCGCGCGTCTCCTCCTCTTCTTAGCACGCGCAAACCTACGTTGAGAAATAAGCGAAATGGCGTTTCTGAG GCATTAATTGGGGATCTGCATGTATGTGAAATCAACACCTTGGCTTTCAGATCTCAAATTTCCCTTGGCAATTGGATTTTCGTGCGAAGAAAAGCATCCGGTGGAGAATTGGCAAGTttcaaacttttcaaaagtgAG ATGTCAGGTGTGAAACTGCAAGTTTTCACCATTTTCCAAGCAGAACTATTCTTATCATTGGAATATCTTGACCTTGGTAAATGGGTAGCAGCTATCGAGGCCGGTGCTATGCTCGGAACACATCTCATGATATTATCAGTGTTTATCAATTTCACTTCTATTATTTTCCAGTACCTTGCTAGTCGTATTGTCATGGTCACAGGAAGGAATCTTGGTGAg ATTTGCAGCGAGGAGTACAGCAGGTTGACATGTGTAATTCTCGGTGGTGTAGCTGAGCTATCCATGATTGTTTCAGATCTGATAACG CAGCAAAGCAGATCGACAAATTTTTGTACCGGCAAAGATGTTCATAAGAAACTTTTCACCATAATACctaatttttctataattttctcGGTCAACTACATGTTGATGCGCTCAGCAGCAGCTGCATTTGGTAACACTGGCCATTTTATGCCTACTTTTCAAGAAGCATTTATGTTGATGGATCAG ATCTTTACAAGTCCGACAGCAAGTTCTACTTTCGGTGTTGTTTTCTTCATCTCTAGTCTGGTTACATCTGTAAATCGGAATCTTGGTCAGCAAGTGgttttacataatttatttcgCATTGACCTACCTGTTTCGATTCATCACCTTATAGTGAAAGCTCTAGCCACCATTCCAGCTCTGTTGTTCCTACGCAGTATTGGTTCAGCGAATATCTACcctttgcttcttttctttcaagTCATTGTAGCTATTCTGCTGCCACCATCAATTCTTCCTCTTTTGCGTATTTCGTCGTCAAAATCTCTGATGGGTGTGTTCAAAAGCTCAATGCTTTTAGAAATTCTCCTTTGGCTTGCATTACTTGTCATTGTTGCaacaaatatcatatttatcGTGGCATTGTTGCTCGGAGATAGCTGCTGGTTTTCTGAACTGTCGGGATTCCTCTATGTTACTGTTCTTCTTCTCGCTTTGACATCATTGGGCTTTACAATTTATTTGGCCTTCGAACCATTAGCATCAACAAAAATTAGACCAGAAATGCAGATTCTCAAGTGGGCCACGCAAAATGATCAATTTGATCTGCCCAAGAGTAACGAAGAGAAGTTCGTGGATAATAAGAATGCATTATATCATGATCAAGCTTTCGCAGAACAAAGAAAGGCCGAGAATTCCCTGGAGATTGAATCTGGTGGACCAGTTCTTCTGTCTAATCTTGATCAAGTTAATACAGTTACTGGTTCTGAATTTGATGTTAAGGAATGGAGAGATGAGCCTTTTGTTGGGGATTTTGTTAATGAGATTGCTCGGCAAAGTGACGAATTCAAAGCCCCAAGCGAGAGGAATGAGGAACTAGAAGTGTTTGTGCGTGACAAGAAGGCTGAAGACACCAGAGACATTTTCAAaccttttagcattccaattaTTTCACCTTTCGGCGTGAATCAATCTTCAAATAATGCGAGAATAAAAGGTAACATTTCTGGTGTTGTTGAGAGCAAAAGTACAGCGGCAACTGGACTTAGTCGTTCTGGGCGACGCAACTTGGCGGCCATTCTTGACGAATTCTGGGCGCACATTTTTGATTTACATGGGAATCTAACAGAGAAAGCAAAGATCATAAGAGCAGATCTTCTACTTGGATTGGATATAAAAGTACTCTCTGCAGGAAAAGAAGCTTCTCAGAAGAATTTAGACTCTGGAACTCCTAATATCGACAAATCTTCTGTTACTGAATCTACCGGGCCTTATAATGATTCTTCTTTGGTTGTAGTTAACGTCCCCTTGGGCTATACGAGGAACATCCCTACATCGCCTGCTgttgccaagctgaaaaagttaATCAGGCTTTCTTTTCTCAATGGACGAGGTGACCAATCTGAAGAAGAATTGTCAGAAAAGATTCTGTCTCTGGATAAGTTGGCACATGAACAAGCAAAGAATCAAAATATCCCCGTCGTAAAATCGGGAGGTTTTTACTCGTTAGAATCAAAACTAAATGAGAACTTTTTGTCTGAGCCAATCAGCCCGATAGTGGACTCGCAACCTTTCTGGGCTACTCAACCGTTGGAAGGAATATTCAGCACGACGATTTTAGCCAGAAAGGGAGAGAGGCCCGGCGAATTCAAAAGAGCTTTCACTCCAAAGGTTACGTTTCCGTTTAGAGAAGCGGAAGGCTTGGTTTTATTCTCTCTCCGTGTTTGCTTCGGCAAGCTTTTGAATTTGGACGGTTCTGATTGGTTGTTCGCTCAAAAAGGAGGTTATGATGAGGAGCTAATAGACTCAGTGGCCGCGGCAGAGGGATTTCAACCAGGAATGGACAAGGCTTGGAAGGGCACTGAGGACGAAGTCGTGAATCTCTGGTTGTCAATTCCTAATTGTGGCGACAAATGTGTTTGGCAATCTCACCTCGTTGTTAGCTTTGGAATATGGTGTATTCACCGTATATTGGAATTGCTTATCGTGGAGAACCGGCCTGAGTTCTGGGGAAAGTACACCTATGTTCTTAACCGGCTTCAG GGCATACTTGATCCCGCATTCTTAAAGCCTCGCATGTTCCTCGCCCCGTGCCATTGCCTCAACCGCGCAGAAATGAATGTAAGTTGGACTGAATCTACTGGCGCAAACTTTGTTCTGCAAATGCTTAAGGACGTCGAAAGTGCTATATCGGGCCGTCGAGGCCGAGCTGGGACTGCAGCAGGAGATGTTGCATTCCCGAAGGGCAAGGAGAATGTGGCGTCGGTCGTCAAGCGCTACAAGCGCCGGCTTTCCAAGAAGCCATCTGGTGCAAATTAG
- the LOC109707756 gene encoding protein ETHYLENE-INSENSITIVE 2-like isoform X4 yields the protein MSVLYTNKKRRVKKKKKMGFFFENALAPLSIPRASPPLLSTRKPTLRNKRNGVSEALIGDLHVCEINTLAFRSQISLGNWIFVRRKASGGELASFKLFKSEMSGVKLQVFTIFQAELFLSLEYLDLGKWVAAIEAGAMLGTHLMILSVFINFTSIIFQYLASRIVMVTGRNLGEICSEEYSRLTCVILGGVAELSMIVSDLITFLTVAHGFQRLYGLSQFDCVLLSAILPLLSPFTWTLLQQSRSTNFCTGKDVHKKLFTIIPNFSIIFSVNYMLMRSAAAAFGNTGHFMPTFQEAFMLMDQIFTSPTASSTFGVVFFISSLVTSVNRNLGQQVVLHNLFRIDLPVSIHHLIVKALATIPALLFLRSIGSANIYPLLLFFQVIVAILLPPSILPLLRISSSKSLMGVFKSSMLLEILLWLALLVIVATNIIFIVALLLGDSCWFSELSGFLYVTVLLLALTSLGFTIYLAFEPLASTKIRPEMQILKWATQNDQFDLPKSNEEKFVDNKNALYHDQAFAEQRKAENSLEIESGGPVLLSNLDQVNTVTGSEFDVKEWRDEPFVGDFVNEIARQSDEFKAPSERNEELEVFVRDKKAEDTRDIFKPFSIPIISPFGVNQSSNNARIKGNISGVVESKSTAATGLSRSGRRNLAAILDEFWAHIFDLHGNLTEKAKIIRADLLLGLDIKVLSAGKEASQKNLDSGTPNIDKSSVTESTGPYNDSSLVVVNVPLGYTRNIPTSPAVAKLKKLIRLSFLNGRGDQSEEELSEKILSLDKLAHEQAKNQNIPVVKSGGFYSLESKLNENFLSEPISPIVDSQPFWATQPLEGIFSTTILARKGERPGEFKRAFTPKVTFPFREAEGLVLFSLRVCFGKLLNLDGSDWLFAQKGGYDEELIDSVAAAEGFQPGMDKAWKGTEDEVVNLWLSIPNCGDKCVWQSHLVVSFGIWCIHRILELLIVENRPEFWGKYTYVLNRLQGILDPAFLKPRMFLAPCHCLNRAEMNVSWTESTGANFVLQMLKDVESAISGRRGRAGTAAGDVAFPKGKENVASVVKRYKRRLSKKPSGAN from the exons ATGAGTGTGTTATACACTAACAAAAAAaggagagtaaaaaaaaaaaaaaaaatggggttCTTCTTTGAAAACGCTCTCGCTCCCCTCTCAATCCCTCGCGCGTCTCCTCCTCTTCTTAGCACGCGCAAACCTACGTTGAGAAATAAGCGAAATGGCGTTTCTGAG GCATTAATTGGGGATCTGCATGTATGTGAAATCAACACCTTGGCTTTCAGATCTCAAATTTCCCTTGGCAATTGGATTTTCGTGCGAAGAAAAGCATCCGGTGGAGAATTGGCAAGTttcaaacttttcaaaagtgAG ATGTCAGGTGTGAAACTGCAAGTTTTCACCATTTTCCAAGCAGAACTATTCTTATCATTGGAATATCTTGACCTTGGTAAATGGGTAGCAGCTATCGAGGCCGGTGCTATGCTCGGAACACATCTCATGATATTATCAGTGTTTATCAATTTCACTTCTATTATTTTCCAGTACCTTGCTAGTCGTATTGTCATGGTCACAGGAAGGAATCTTGGTGAg ATTTGCAGCGAGGAGTACAGCAGGTTGACATGTGTAATTCTCGGTGGTGTAGCTGAGCTATCCATGATTGTTTCAGATCTGATAACG TTTTTAACCGTTGCGCATGGATTTCAACGATTATATGGGCTGAGCCAATTCGATTGTGTCCTTTTATCTGCTATTCTTCCTCTTCTAAGTCCTTTTACTTGGACCCTCCTG CAGCAAAGCAGATCGACAAATTTTTGTACCGGCAAAGATGTTCATAAGAAACTTTTCACCATAATACctaatttttctataattttctcGGTCAACTACATGTTGATGCGCTCAGCAGCAGCTGCATTTGGTAACACTGGCCATTTTATGCCTACTTTTCAAGAAGCATTTATGTTGATGGATCAG ATCTTTACAAGTCCGACAGCAAGTTCTACTTTCGGTGTTGTTTTCTTCATCTCTAGTCTGGTTACATCTGTAAATCGGAATCTTGGTCAGCAAGTGgttttacataatttatttcgCATTGACCTACCTGTTTCGATTCATCACCTTATAGTGAAAGCTCTAGCCACCATTCCAGCTCTGTTGTTCCTACGCAGTATTGGTTCAGCGAATATCTACcctttgcttcttttctttcaagTCATTGTAGCTATTCTGCTGCCACCATCAATTCTTCCTCTTTTGCGTATTTCGTCGTCAAAATCTCTGATGGGTGTGTTCAAAAGCTCAATGCTTTTAGAAATTCTCCTTTGGCTTGCATTACTTGTCATTGTTGCaacaaatatcatatttatcGTGGCATTGTTGCTCGGAGATAGCTGCTGGTTTTCTGAACTGTCGGGATTCCTCTATGTTACTGTTCTTCTTCTCGCTTTGACATCATTGGGCTTTACAATTTATTTGGCCTTCGAACCATTAGCATCAACAAAAATTAGACCAGAAATGCAGATTCTCAAGTGGGCCACGCAAAATGATCAATTTGATCTGCCCAAGAGTAACGAAGAGAAGTTCGTGGATAATAAGAATGCATTATATCATGATCAAGCTTTCGCAGAACAAAGAAAGGCCGAGAATTCCCTGGAGATTGAATCTGGTGGACCAGTTCTTCTGTCTAATCTTGATCAAGTTAATACAGTTACTGGTTCTGAATTTGATGTTAAGGAATGGAGAGATGAGCCTTTTGTTGGGGATTTTGTTAATGAGATTGCTCGGCAAAGTGACGAATTCAAAGCCCCAAGCGAGAGGAATGAGGAACTAGAAGTGTTTGTGCGTGACAAGAAGGCTGAAGACACCAGAGACATTTTCAAaccttttagcattccaattaTTTCACCTTTCGGCGTGAATCAATCTTCAAATAATGCGAGAATAAAAGGTAACATTTCTGGTGTTGTTGAGAGCAAAAGTACAGCGGCAACTGGACTTAGTCGTTCTGGGCGACGCAACTTGGCGGCCATTCTTGACGAATTCTGGGCGCACATTTTTGATTTACATGGGAATCTAACAGAGAAAGCAAAGATCATAAGAGCAGATCTTCTACTTGGATTGGATATAAAAGTACTCTCTGCAGGAAAAGAAGCTTCTCAGAAGAATTTAGACTCTGGAACTCCTAATATCGACAAATCTTCTGTTACTGAATCTACCGGGCCTTATAATGATTCTTCTTTGGTTGTAGTTAACGTCCCCTTGGGCTATACGAGGAACATCCCTACATCGCCTGCTgttgccaagctgaaaaagttaATCAGGCTTTCTTTTCTCAATGGACGAGGTGACCAATCTGAAGAAGAATTGTCAGAAAAGATTCTGTCTCTGGATAAGTTGGCACATGAACAAGCAAAGAATCAAAATATCCCCGTCGTAAAATCGGGAGGTTTTTACTCGTTAGAATCAAAACTAAATGAGAACTTTTTGTCTGAGCCAATCAGCCCGATAGTGGACTCGCAACCTTTCTGGGCTACTCAACCGTTGGAAGGAATATTCAGCACGACGATTTTAGCCAGAAAGGGAGAGAGGCCCGGCGAATTCAAAAGAGCTTTCACTCCAAAGGTTACGTTTCCGTTTAGAGAAGCGGAAGGCTTGGTTTTATTCTCTCTCCGTGTTTGCTTCGGCAAGCTTTTGAATTTGGACGGTTCTGATTGGTTGTTCGCTCAAAAAGGAGGTTATGATGAGGAGCTAATAGACTCAGTGGCCGCGGCAGAGGGATTTCAACCAGGAATGGACAAGGCTTGGAAGGGCACTGAGGACGAAGTCGTGAATCTCTGGTTGTCAATTCCTAATTGTGGCGACAAATGTGTTTGGCAATCTCACCTCGTTGTTAGCTTTGGAATATGGTGTATTCACCGTATATTGGAATTGCTTATCGTGGAGAACCGGCCTGAGTTCTGGGGAAAGTACACCTATGTTCTTAACCGGCTTCAG GGCATACTTGATCCCGCATTCTTAAAGCCTCGCATGTTCCTCGCCCCGTGCCATTGCCTCAACCGCGCAGAAATGAATGTAAGTTGGACTGAATCTACTGGCGCAAACTTTGTTCTGCAAATGCTTAAGGACGTCGAAAGTGCTATATCGGGCCGTCGAGGCCGAGCTGGGACTGCAGCAGGAGATGTTGCATTCCCGAAGGGCAAGGAGAATGTGGCGTCGGTCGTCAAGCGCTACAAGCGCCGGCTTTCCAAGAAGCCATCTGGTGCAAATTAG